In Chloroflexota bacterium, one DNA window encodes the following:
- a CDS encoding carbohydrate ABC transporter permease — MTAQNPARQKSLASHLPRAIIYLILIAFAVFYLLPVYVLLITGMKGYTEVSLHSMWDLPRAFAFDSFAKAWFGSPAEGFRGLGDNFWNSIQLAIPATIFSAMLGSMNGYVLSKWKFKGSNTLFMLLLFGMFIPYQSILIPLVLLVQKMGLYGTIPGLIFVHTVYGIPITTLIFRNYYATVPSELIEAAGMDGAGILGIYWHIMFPLSLPGFVVVMIWQFQSVWNDFLFGVIITSRPAVQPITVALNNLAGSYIVEWNVQMAGSLLAALPTMLIFIFLGRYFMRGLLAGSLKG, encoded by the coding sequence ATGACCGCGCAAAATCCCGCTCGTCAAAAAAGTTTGGCGTCGCACTTGCCGCGCGCGATCATTTATCTCATCCTGATCGCGTTCGCGGTCTTTTATCTTTTGCCGGTGTACGTCCTGCTCATTACCGGGATGAAGGGATATACCGAAGTCAGTCTGCACTCGATGTGGGACTTGCCGCGCGCATTCGCCTTTGACAGTTTTGCCAAAGCCTGGTTCGGCAGTCCGGCGGAAGGGTTTCGCGGCTTGGGCGATAATTTTTGGAACAGCATCCAACTCGCCATTCCGGCGACGATCTTTTCCGCGATGCTGGGTTCGATGAACGGCTACGTCTTATCCAAGTGGAAATTCAAAGGATCGAATACGCTGTTCATGCTCTTGCTGTTTGGGATGTTCATTCCGTACCAAAGCATTTTGATTCCGCTCGTGCTATTGGTGCAAAAGATGGGGCTGTACGGCACGATCCCCGGTTTGATTTTCGTGCACACCGTGTACGGCATTCCGATCACCACACTGATCTTTCGCAACTATTACGCGACGGTGCCTTCGGAACTGATCGAAGCGGCGGGGATGGATGGCGCGGGCATCCTGGGAATTTACTGGCACATCATGTTCCCACTTTCGCTCCCCGGTTTTGTCGTCGTAATGATCTGGCAATTCCAATCGGTGTGGAATGACTTTTTGTTCGGCGTCATCATCACGAGCCGCCCGGCGGTGCAACCGATCACCGTCGCGTTGAACAATCTTGCCGGCAGTTACATCGTCGAGTGGAACGTGCAAATGGCTGGGTCGCTACTCGCCGCGCTGCCGACGATGCTGATCTTTATCTTCCTGGGGCGCTACTTTATGCGCGGTTTGCTCGCCGGCTCGCTCAAGGGCTAG
- a CDS encoding HAD family hydrolase: MEIINNRSARAPIRVAIFDFDGTLSLLRSGWTQIMHALMFDELSRTPRHEDAAALDGFITDLIYSTSGQQTIYQMIRLAEEVEKRGGAPDTPQAYLQNFSEQLVARVNARIIAIESGANTPADWLIPGTLEFLQALAARGITCYIVSGTGENFVRDEAALLGIAPYFAGIFGAHADYKNHSKKIVIGKLVAQHALQPGELVTFGDGAPEIADTKAVGGVAIGLATDEEKRAGIHPQKRAVLVQAGADVIAPDFCDRAALIEYLWYS; the protein is encoded by the coding sequence ATGGAAATCATTAACAACCGATCCGCGCGCGCGCCTATTCGCGTCGCGATTTTCGATTTTGACGGTACGCTCTCGCTCTTGCGAAGTGGCTGGACCCAAATCATGCACGCGCTCATGTTCGATGAATTGAGTCGAACTCCGCGCCACGAAGACGCCGCCGCGCTCGATGGGTTCATCACCGATTTGATTTACAGCACGTCGGGTCAACAAACGATCTATCAAATGATTCGCCTGGCAGAAGAAGTTGAGAAACGCGGCGGCGCGCCGGACACGCCGCAAGCGTACCTGCAAAACTTTTCCGAGCAACTCGTCGCGCGCGTCAATGCGCGGATTATCGCGATAGAATCCGGCGCGAACACGCCCGCCGATTGGCTCATCCCAGGTACGTTGGAATTCTTGCAAGCCCTCGCCGCACGAGGCATCACGTGTTATATCGTCTCCGGCACCGGCGAAAATTTCGTGCGCGATGAAGCGGCATTGCTCGGTATCGCGCCGTACTTTGCCGGCATCTTTGGCGCGCACGCGGACTACAAAAATCATTCCAAGAAAATCGTCATCGGCAAACTGGTCGCGCAACACGCTTTGCAACCGGGCGAACTCGTGACGTTTGGCGACGGCGCGCCGGAAATCGCGGACACCAAAGCCGTTGGCGGCGTCGCGATTGGCTTGGCAACCGACGAAGAAAAACGTGCGGGCATCCATCCGCAAAAACGCGCGGTGCTGGTTCAAGCCGGCGCGGATGTGATCGCGCCGGACTTTTGCGACCGCGCCGCGTTGATTGAGTATTTGTGGTACTCCTGA
- a CDS encoding sugar ABC transporter permease, producing MSMAQASIAAPRKSKGWLKTDRLLAFVLIAPSVIAIAVFVYGFIGFTTFASFTKWDALLPDFSLVGWRNYEKLFDTTRFQIDLGNTVVFTILFLIACLMLGFMLAVLLDQRIRFEGLFRSVFLFPLAISYIVTGVVWRWLLNPGSVQLGSTGVNLLFEKVGLDFLKNGWYTDPNIGIKAVVIAATWQMSGYVMAMYLAGMRGISEDLREAARVDGATEVQVYRHIILPLLQPITLGAVIILGHMSLKIFDLVVSMTGPGPGFSSDVPAFFMWDTTFRGNNFAQGAGIATILLISVAVLIVPYLIYSTHTEAEV from the coding sequence ATGTCTATGGCTCAAGCAAGCATTGCCGCGCCGCGCAAATCGAAAGGTTGGCTCAAGACCGACCGACTCTTGGCGTTCGTGCTGATCGCGCCCTCCGTCATTGCGATCGCGGTTTTCGTGTACGGCTTTATCGGCTTTACCACGTTCGCGTCGTTCACGAAATGGGACGCACTCTTGCCGGATTTTTCGCTCGTCGGCTGGCGCAACTATGAAAAACTTTTCGATACCACGCGCTTTCAAATTGATCTCGGCAACACGGTTGTCTTTACGATTCTCTTCCTCATTGCTTGCCTGATGCTGGGATTTATGCTCGCAGTCTTGCTCGACCAGCGCATTCGTTTTGAAGGATTATTTCGCAGTGTCTTTCTTTTTCCGCTCGCGATTTCGTACATCGTGACCGGCGTGGTGTGGCGCTGGCTGTTGAACCCGGGAAGTGTGCAGTTGGGTAGCACCGGTGTCAACCTGTTGTTTGAAAAAGTCGGTCTCGATTTTCTCAAGAACGGTTGGTACACCGATCCGAACATTGGCATCAAAGCCGTGGTGATCGCGGCGACCTGGCAAATGTCCGGCTATGTGATGGCGATGTATCTTGCCGGGATGCGCGGCATTTCGGAAGATTTGCGCGAAGCCGCGCGCGTGGATGGCGCGACCGAAGTTCAAGTGTACCGCCACATCATCCTGCCGCTCTTGCAACCGATCACGCTCGGCGCGGTTATCATCCTGGGACACATGTCGCTGAAAATTTTCGACCTGGTTGTTTCGATGACCGGTCCTGGTCCGGGATTTTCGTCCGACGTGCCCGCGTTCTTTATGTGGGACACGACTTTTCGCGGCAACAATTTCGCACAAGGCGCGGGCATCGCGACGATTCTCCTCATTTCGGTCGCGGTGTTGATCGTGCCATATCTCATCTACAGCACGCACACGGAGGCAGAAGTATGA